From one Aspergillus fumigatus Af293 chromosome 8, whole genome shotgun sequence genomic stretch:
- a CDS encoding putative alpha/beta hydrolase: MSATLKTLGQSLTRIKSLTSPPATSRVALAYELHSHTPAGCENLRAKKHVPLIFLHGFLGSKRENRRISKLLARDLSRPVFAVDLRNHGESGHCLKHDYMEMALDVASFMQSHGMQEATLIGHSMGAKTAFTLALQRPELVSDVVAIDNCPIHLPLMDDFPRYLEGMAKVGEAKVKTHYEAEKILREYEDSLPIRVFLLSNFVKDSDSPYLKCRVPLDILKTALTPLGDFPHKNEAVQFHNPTLFIRALRSHYIPEASIPLISSFFPQSRIVNIDCGHWVVQERPEELRSAVVDFLETKA; this comes from the exons ATGTCTGCTACCCTAAAGACTTTGGGTCAAAGCCTCACGCGCATAAAATCACTTACTTCGCCACCTGCAACTTCAAGGGTCGCTCTTGCTTATGAGCTCCATAGCCACACGCCTGCAGGTTGCGAGAATTTGAGGGCCAAAAAACATGTCCCGTTGATTTTCCTGCATGGATTTCTTGGGTCGAAGCGAGAAAACCGACGGATAAGCAA GTTATTGGCTAGAGATCTATCGAGACCGGTCTTCGCTGTA GATCTTCGTAATCATGGGGAGTCGGGCCATTGCTTGAAACATGATTACATGGAAATGGCGCTGGATGTTGCATCTTTCATGCAGAGCCACGGCATGCAGGAAGCAACTCTTATCGGTCATTCGAT GGGTGCCAAGACTGCTTTCACACTCGCTCTTCAGCGACCAGAGCTTGTCTCCGATGTTGTAGCCATTGACAACTGCCCAATCCATTTACCACTGATGGATGACTTTCCAAGGTACCTAGAAGGAATGGCAAAAGTTGGGGAGGCCAAGGTGAAAACCCATTAcgaggcggagaagatccTGAGAGAATATGAAGAT TCGTTACCCATACGGGTATTTTTGCTGAGTAATTTTGTCAAAGATAGCGACTCGCCGTACCTGAAATGCCGCGTTCCATTGGATATACTCAAGACAGCATTGACTCCCTTGGGCGATTTCCCGCACAAGAACGAGGCGGTCCAATTTCACAATCCTACCCTTTTCATTCGGGCACTGCGAAGTCATTACATCCCGGAGGCTTCGATTCCACtcatttcttccttctttcctcAGTCGCGGATCGTCAATATAGACTGTGGACACTGGGTGGTTCAGGAGCGGCCTGAGGAGCTGAGATCAG CAGTGGTAGATTTCCTGGAGACTAAGGCTTAG